AATTACAGAAAGTTTTAGCGCGTGCCGGTCACGGTTCGCGTCGTGAAATTGAAGGCATGATTGAAGCCGGACGCGTCAGCGTCGACGGTAAAGTGGCGACGCTGGGCGATCGCGTGGAAGTGAATCCGGCGATGAAAATCCGTATTGACGGCCATGTGGTGTCGGTAAAAGAGTCGGAAGAGGCGGTGTGCCGCGTACTGGCTTATTACAAGCCGGAAGGCGAGCTCTGCACCCGCAGCGATCCGGAAGGGCGCCCGACGGTGTTCGATCGTCTGCCGAAACTGCGTGGTTCGCGCTGGGTGGCCGTGGGCCGTCTGGATGTGAATACTTCGGGGCTGCTGCTGTTCACTACCGACGGTGAACTGGCCAACCGTCTGATGCACCCGAGTCGTGAAGTTGAACGTGAGTATGCCGTGCGCGTATTCGGTCAGATTGACGACGACAAGGTGAAACAGCTGAGCCGTGGCGTACAGCTGGAAGATGGCCCGGCGGCGTTCCGCACCATCAAGTTCCAGGGCGGGGAAGGCTTGAACCAGTGGTACAACGTAACGCTGACCGAAGGACGCAACCGCGAAGTGCGTCGCTTATGGGAGGCGGTCGGCGTACAGGTCAGCCGTTTGATCCGCGTGCGTTATGGTGATATCGATCTGCCGAAAGGCCTGCCGCGCGGCGGCTGGGCTGAACTGGATCTGTCATCGATCAACTACCTACGCGAACTGGTGGAGCTGAAGCCGGAAACGGTCAGCAAGCTGCCGGTCGAGCGTGAGCGTCGCCGTGTGAAGGCCAACCAGATTCGCCGTGCGGTGAAGCGTCACAGCCAGGTCTCTCCAGGACGTCGTGGCAACGGCGGCGGCAAGCCGGTGGGCGCTAAATCTGCCGCCAAGCCGGCGCGTAAACGCAGCTAATCCGCAGCCCCGCGTAGCCGCCAATCGACGGCTACGCGGAGGATGATTACCAGTCGATGCCCTGTTGGGCTTTGATGCCGGCGTCAAACGCATGTTTCACCGGCCGCATCTCCGTCACCGTATCCGCCAGTTCCAGTAAATCACGATGGCAGCCGCGGCCGGTAATTATCACCGTCTGATGGGCCGGGCGCTGCGCCAGCGCCGTCATTACCGCTTCCAGTTCCAGATAGCCGTATGCGACCATATAGGTCAGCTCATCCAACAGCACCACATCCAGCGACGCATCGGCCAGCATGCGTTTACCGTGCTGCCAGACCGCCTGACAGGCCGCCGTATCGCTCTCTTTACTTTGCGTCTCCCAGGTAAAGCCGGTAGCCATCACCTGAAACTCCACGCCATGCTGCTGCAGCAGATTCTTTTCACCGTTGGGCCATTCGCCCTTGATAAACTGAATGACGCCGGCCTGCATGCCGTGGCCTACCGCGCGGGTGACCGTGCCGAACGCCGCAGTGGTTTTCCCTTTCCCGTTGCCGGTGAATACCAACAGTAACCCCCGGCTTTCCTGCGCGGCGGCAATACGCGCGTCGACCTGCTCTTTTAAACGCTGCTGACGCTGCTGGTGGCGATCTTCAGCCATAAGGCATTCTCCCTATTCGGTGGCGCCGGGTTTGCGGTTGGGCTGGGCGTCAAAGCTCATGCCGGTTTTACGGCGGCTGTCATCACCCATCAGATACAGGTACAGCGGCATGATATCCGCCGGGGTTTTCAGCTTGTTTTTGTCTTCATGCGGGAAGGCGGCGGCGCGCATACTAGTGCGCGTTCCGCCCGGATTGATGCAGTTTACCCGCAGATGACGGCTTTTATACTCTTCCGCCAGCACCTGCATCATGCCTTCGGTGGCGAATTTGGAGACGGCATAAGCGCCCCAGCCGGCGCGTCCCATGCGGCCAACGCTGGAGGTGGTAAAGATCAGCGAGCCGGCAGGGGATTTTAACAGCAGCGGCAGCAGCGCCTGGGTCAGCATAAAGGTGGCGTTGACGTTGACCTGCATCACATCGTGCCACATTGCCATATCGATCTCGGCCATTGGCACGATATCACCCAACAGGCCGGCGTTATGCAGTACGCCGTCCAGACGCGGCAGCTGATCCGTCAGGTCGGCGGCGACCTGGCGGCATTGCTCCTGCGTGGCATGCAGCAGATCCAGCGTGACGGTCAGCGCCGGCGCGCCGCCTTGGGCGGCAATTTCGTCGCGAACAGCCAACAGTTTGCTTTCGGTGCGGCCCAGCAGCACCAGCTGTGCGCCGAAACGCGCATAGGTTAATGCGGCTTCGCGGCCGATGCCGTCGCCTGCGCCGGTAACCAGAATGATGCGTTGCTCCAGCAGATCGTGTTTAGGGTTGTAATGCACAATAATTCCTCGCGCCGTGACGGGCAATTTCCACCGTTTTCGGGGAAATGCAGTGGGTGTGGGAGGCCGGCGGCGGGCGTGTCGGTTCGACGGTCGCGCTGGCCCCGCAGCGAATGCGATGATCACATTGATAAATAATGCGTGTTATATGCCTGAAACGGATCGCATTTTCAATGATAAGGCGGGCGAAACGGCATTCTTTTGTAACAAAAACGGAACAATCCCAGCGTGCCGCCCGGGTGAAGACGCTCATCCGATGCGTCGCGTATTCCAGGAAGGGGAATTTGCCGCGACAGCCGGGGGAACAGTTGGCTAGAATGAACGAAGACAACTAACAACCTGTTATCAAGGCGGAATCTGTGGAGTTTATATCTGTTTACGGCCTGTTTTTGGCCAAGGTCGCCACGGTGGCGATCGCTATCGCCGCGCTGGCGCTGCTGGCGGTAAGCCTGGGACATCGCAAGAGCCAGCAAAAAGGGGAGCTGCGGCTGACCGATCTCGGCGAACAATACCGCGATATGCAGCGTGATATGCGTCTGGCGCGGATGGATGCGGCAGAGCAAAAAATCTGGAACAAGCAGTTTAAGAAGCAGACCAAGGCCGACGATAAGCTCAAAAAGCAGCGGGCGAAGGCGGGCGCGGTGGAGGCGGGTAAGCCTTGTCTCTACGTGCTGGATTTCAAGGGCAGCATGGACGCGCATGAAGTCTCTTCACTGCGCGAAGAGGTCTCTGCCGTGCTGGCGGTGGCAACGGCGCAGGACGAAGTGCTGCTGCGTCTGGAAAGCCCTGGCGGCGTGGTGCACGGCTACGGCCTGGCCGCTTCGCAGTTGGAACGCCTGCGCAACGGCGGCATCCGCCTGACGGTGGCGGTGGACAAAGTCGCCGCCAGCGGCGGTTATATGATGGCCTGCGTGGCGGATCGCATTGTGGCGGCGCCGTTTGCCATCATCGGCTCCATCGGCGTGGTGGCGCAGATCCCCAACTTCCACCGCCTGCTGAAAAAGAACAATGTGGACGTCGAGTTGCACACCGCCGGTCAGTTCAAACGTACGCTGACGCTGTTTGGTGAAAACACCGACGAGGGGCGTGAGAAGTTCCGCGAGGAGCTGAATGAAACCCATCTGCTGTTCAAGCAGTTCGTCCATCAGCAACGTCCTTCGCTGGATATCGACAGCGTGGCGACCGGTGAGCACTGGCTCGGCACGCAGGCCCGGGAAAAAGGGCTGGTCGACGCGGTGGGCACCAGCGATGACCTGCTGATTGCCGAAATGGAAACCCATGAGGTGATCGGGGTGCGCTATACCCGCCATAAACGGCTGATCGACCGCTTTACCGGCAGCGCGGCGGAAAGCGCCGATCGCCTGCTGCTGCGCTGGTGGCAGCGCGGAGAAAAGCCGCTGCTGTAAGCCGGGGAGTATCGCGGGGGCCTTGGCCCCCGTTTTTTTATCCGTCGCTCAATCGATCAGATGGTATTTTTCTGAAAGTCGGTGGGCGAGATGTTTAAACATATTAAATACCGCCGTAGTTTTTGCCGTCGGCAAACCGTCCGGATCTAAAAAGTATTCGCCGCGAAATACCAACACGCCGTTTTTTTGTTCGACATCGGTGGCGACCATGCCGTGGAGATAATCCTCATGCTGACGGATGATGTTATTTGCTTCTTTGAGTAACGCTTCGCGGTTAATCGGTGAAGTATCATTGTTCATTTATTGCACTCCGGATATCTTTACTGCGCATATACTAGCGCTGCTTTCCGTTTATCCGCAAATAAACTAAGGTTTAGCTGCCGTCTGGACGGCTGGCAGGCTATGGAAATTGGCGAAAAAGCGTTTTCCGTGCTAATTAGGTTGCGTGGCGCTTTTTATCAGGTACAGTGTGGGATTTTGCGGCCTCAGGTGGAAATTTTTGTTTACGCCAACGGCGAGCCATAGACGGCCATACCTCTGGAGCATGGCTGAAAGGCGGGGGCGATCAGCAACTTGCGTTCAGGTTGAGCAGTTAAGCAGCCAACGGAAAAAAACATGTTGATCTCCGGCCAGACTGCCGCAATATAAAAAAGAGATGTGAATTGCCGCGGCACGGCGAGATAAAAGACTTCTTTTCAGAAGAAATAAATTAGGTAAAGGTAAATATGGGTAAAGCTCTTGTAATAGTTGAGTCCCCGGCAAAAGCCAAAACTATTAATAAATATTTGGGTAATGACTACGTGGTGAAGTCCAGCGTCGGTCATATCCGTGATTTGCCGACCAGTGGCTCAGCCAGCAAAAAGAGCGCTGACTCAAGCGAAGACAAAACCAAGGCCAAGAAAAAAGTTAAAAAAGACGCAACGACGGCGCTGGTAAACCGAATGGGCGTCGATCCTTATCACGGCTGGAAAGCGCATTATGAAATCCTGCCTGGTAAAGAAAAAGTTGTCGCAGAGTTAAAATCGTTAGCGGAAAACGCCGACCACATTTATCTCGCAACCGACTTGGACCGCGAAGGGGAAGCCATTGCCTGGCACCTGCGGGAAGTGATCGGCGGCGATGATCAGCGCTTCAGCCGCGTGGTGTTTAACGAAATCACCAAAAACGCCATTCAGCAGGCGTTCAGCGAGCCGGGCGAACTGAATATTGACCGGGTTAACGCCCAGCAGGCGCGTCGCTTTATGGACCGCGTTGTGGGCTATATGGTCTCGCCGCTGCTGTGGAAGAAAATTGCCCGCGGCCTGTCCGCCGGCCGCGTACAGTCGGTGGCCGTCCGCCTGGTGGTGGAGCGCGAGCGCGATATCAAAGCCTTCGTGCCGGAAGAGTACTGGGAACTACGCGCCGACCTGCTGGCGCAGGGTGAAACCGCGCTGCAGATGGAAGTGACCCATGCGCACGGCAAACCGTTCAAACCGGTAAACCGCGACCAGACCTACGCGGCGGTGGCGTTGCTGGAGAAAGCGCGCTACACGGTGCAGGATCGTGAAGACAAACCGACCAGCAGCAAGCCGGGCGCGCCGTTTATTACCTCCACGCTGCAACAGGCGGCCAGTACGCGTCTGAGCTTCGGCGTGAAGAAAACCATGATGATGGCGCAGCGTCTGTATGAAGCGGGCCACATTACCTATATGCGTACCGACTCCACCAACCTGAGCCAGGATGCGCTCAATATGGTGCGGGGTTATATCGGCGACAGCTTCGGTGAGAAATACCTGCCGAAAGCGCCGAATCAGTACAGCAGCAAAGAGAATTCTCAGGAAGCGCACGAAGCGATTCGTCCTTCGGACGTGAACGTGGTGGCCGAACAGCTGAAAGATATGGAAGCGGATGCGCAAAAACTGTATCAGCTGATCTGGCGTCAGTTTGTCGCCTGTCAGATGACGCCGGCGCAGTACGATTCCACCACGCTGACGGTAAAAGCCGGTGATTACCAGCT
The nucleotide sequence above comes from Serratia rhizosphaerae. Encoded proteins:
- the rluB gene encoding 23S rRNA pseudouridine(2605) synthase RluB, giving the protein MSEKLQKVLARAGHGSRREIEGMIEAGRVSVDGKVATLGDRVEVNPAMKIRIDGHVVSVKESEEAVCRVLAYYKPEGELCTRSDPEGRPTVFDRLPKLRGSRWVAVGRLDVNTSGLLLFTTDGELANRLMHPSREVEREYAVRVFGQIDDDKVKQLSRGVQLEDGPAAFRTIKFQGGEGLNQWYNVTLTEGRNREVRRLWEAVGVQVSRLIRVRYGDIDLPKGLPRGGWAELDLSSINYLRELVELKPETVSKLPVERERRRVKANQIRRAVKRHSQVSPGRRGNGGGKPVGAKSAAKPARKRS
- the cobO gene encoding cob(I)yrinic acid a,c-diamide adenosyltransferase produces the protein MAEDRHQQRQQRLKEQVDARIAAAQESRGLLLVFTGNGKGKTTAAFGTVTRAVGHGMQAGVIQFIKGEWPNGEKNLLQQHGVEFQVMATGFTWETQSKESDTAACQAVWQHGKRMLADASLDVVLLDELTYMVAYGYLELEAVMTALAQRPAHQTVIITGRGCHRDLLELADTVTEMRPVKHAFDAGIKAQQGIDW
- a CDS encoding YciK family oxidoreductase; its protein translation is MHYNPKHDLLEQRIILVTGAGDGIGREAALTYARFGAQLVLLGRTESKLLAVRDEIAAQGGAPALTVTLDLLHATQEQCRQVAADLTDQLPRLDGVLHNAGLLGDIVPMAEIDMAMWHDVMQVNVNATFMLTQALLPLLLKSPAGSLIFTTSSVGRMGRAGWGAYAVSKFATEGMMQVLAEEYKSRHLRVNCINPGGTRTSMRAAAFPHEDKNKLKTPADIMPLYLYLMGDDSRRKTGMSFDAQPNRKPGATE
- the sohB gene encoding protease SohB is translated as MEFISVYGLFLAKVATVAIAIAALALLAVSLGHRKSQQKGELRLTDLGEQYRDMQRDMRLARMDAAEQKIWNKQFKKQTKADDKLKKQRAKAGAVEAGKPCLYVLDFKGSMDAHEVSSLREEVSAVLAVATAQDEVLLRLESPGGVVHGYGLAASQLERLRNGGIRLTVAVDKVAASGGYMMACVADRIVAAPFAIIGSIGVVAQIPNFHRLLKKNNVDVELHTAGQFKRTLTLFGENTDEGREKFREELNETHLLFKQFVHQQRPSLDIDSVATGEHWLGTQAREKGLVDAVGTSDDLLIAEMETHEVIGVRYTRHKRLIDRFTGSAAESADRLLLRWWQRGEKPLL
- a CDS encoding YciN family protein, whose amino-acid sequence is MNNDTSPINREALLKEANNIIRQHEDYLHGMVATDVEQKNGVLVFRGEYFLDPDGLPTAKTTAVFNMFKHLAHRLSEKYHLID